ttattcagagaagaaaataacaaCATTGAGGTGCCGTGTGATGGATGAAGGTGTGGCTTCAATTGTGTGGGCCCACCTCTTGTGTCGTGCCCCACAtgtaaaaccataaaaaaaatacatctccCGTAAAAAAATACACCTCTTGTGTCGTGCGTCCATAAAGAATCGTGTTCCATGTAAACACTCTTTAAATTCAGCTGCTCCATGTTGCGTGCATAAAGAATCCTTCAGCTTTCAACTCCCAGCTTGCATGTAAAACCAAAAGCTAGATGGTCCGTGTTGCATGCCTTCTATTCCACCAAGACCCCTCCGTTGGTCAACTCCCCAAAGACTTATCTCTAAAATGTGAGAATATCTCCGAAATGTAAAGTGTGAAGTTCAATTGCAAGTTATCTCTCACCATCCAATAATGtaatatttgagatttaaaatattataaaatcatgctCAAATATATCTCAGTGTAAATagatattaaattcaataatataattatatctcattatttctattcacattttaacattttaatccAATAATAGATTATTTAGATTACACTTTCGCACTCATCAAGTGACACCACAGTTTTTATTTCAAAGTCTTCTACCCTCAAGATACGTCACATGATAAGTCTTCTACCCTCACTTGAGTTGAGAatacgagatgagatgagttgagatgatttgtgaatagtagtgaaatatttgagttgaaatgtgatgagttagaaatattttgtgttaaaatattttatggatttttggaaaataaaagagaaaaagttgaataaaaaatattataaaattaaaatattattaaaatattatatatttttgtatattattttcgttttcagatttaaaaaaattgaattattttttgtgttttattgaaaagttttgaaaagttataatatataactagagaatgattagataaaaaagttgaaaatttgaaattgaaaggtATTTATATTTACAGTAATGCTAGGGATTCCGCTCGTGTCCCTCTcccattttttttagttttttttttagtttttgtttttacttagtaattaagaaaatgttgtttaacAATAtagtgatttttcaaaaaaatatttaaaagtgttaaaaacatgaagtgaaaaaaaaaagttttaaatatttttttttcacgtcattttattaacacttgtaaatatttttaaaaaagaaaaaaattcacaatattattaaaaaatattttcttaatcactaagtaaaaaaaaaaaaaaaggagcggGACACGAGTGGGATCTCCCAGCGGGatacctatcattttccttgtattcatggtatttagatattgagatgagatcgaagcatctctctatccaaactaggccttagAGTATCtcagatgatttgtaaatagtagtgaaataatttgtaaataataatgcaaaaaccaataaataatttatgaatagtagtaaaataatttaagaatatctgagaatatgCTTGTTCGAAACAGGCCCTAAAGATTAGGGGTGTTCATTCGGGTCCCAACCCGGGAACCCGGGTATACCCAGACTGGGACTCGGGCCTTGAACCTGGGCCAGAACCCGAACTGGGTTGGTTCGGGTCAGACCCGGGCCGGAACCTTGGTGAATCAAAACTCGGATTTCGGGTTCaccggatttttttttatttatttttttcatgaagttCCGGGCTTGCAAATGTAACTTTTCATGAAGTTCATATTGCCATTATGCTACAATACAAACATAAGCTTAAAAGACTCTCACTGATCCATATGCTTTATACAGGTGCGCACAATATTGGGTTCGCTCAATGCTTTACATTCAAGTCAAGGCTCTTTAAATTTGCTAATGGTAAACCTGATCCAACACTGGATGCATCCCTCATACAAACTTTGCAGAGCACATGCCCAGAAGATGATGCTGATTCTGACACCAAATTATCTCCCTTAGATTCAGTCACTGCAAATAAATTTGATAACATCTATTACGAAAACCTTGTGAATAATTTTGGGCTACTTTAGTCAGACCAAGCTCTTATGGGGGACAATAAAACCGCTTCAATGGTCATTAACTATAGCAGTTCCCTTATCTTTTCTACAGGGATTTTGCAGCATCAATGGTGAAGATGGCCAGCATAGGTGTGCTTACAGGACAGAGTggagagatttgaaaaaactgtaatattttataaatatgaagaacaaaaagatgagaatttaaaatcaaGGAAAAGCACTTGAGAAAAAGGTTGTATAATATATTCAGTCTACCAAGTACTTATGCATAATTCTTTCGCAAATTTTGActgctttattttctttctaagaTTTTGTTTGGCAAAATGTAGGAGGTGGAAAGCATTTGCCCTCCCAtgattaaggaaaaaaaaagtatacacGAGTTAATTTTGTTTGGTAAATATGAATCACCGAAACAAAATGTGATGAAAAGGACTAAAATTATGAATTGTATATAGGAttttaagtaatatttttcagattataAAGAATATACATCATCTTCAACACATGCTATCCTAAAACGAGAACATGAAAAAGGATTGAAATCCGTAAACAAGCCatcatcatctcatttcacACATGATATCATATCCAAACAATTCGGAAAGATATGGAGGTCCAGAAATCCAAACAAGCAAAGCCAAACCCAGAAATCCAATAGAGGTCCAGTACTTtactcaacaacaacaaataaaagatatacaaaGCAACACAAATCCATAAAGAAAAGCAGAGGCTTAGAGCCCACAAGTCACGGAAACCAACACCCATTAACTTCGATTATCAACCAATAAAGAATCCATAAACAACCCAAACCAATTGATTACCTTATCCATTCCTCACGCACAGAATCATAGTTACatggaggggagagagagagagagtacccaAACAAGTGAACAACGCCCCAGAGGGAAATGCTGACGGCGACAAAGATGCGGTGACGATGATGCAGCGACGATGATGGGGTCACGGCTCATGGGGTCACGATGATGGAGGCAGGGACTTAGGGTTTCTTAGTTTCCTCCAGCCACACAGTAATGAgacagatagagagagagagagagagagagagagagagaaacccgggggggagggggaagaGTTAATAACCGTCATTTTGATGCcggtttttgtttaaaaaagaagaCCCAAGTACCGGGTTTCAAACTCGTACCCGGACTGGGTTGGTTTGGGTTTTTCGACCCAAATTCCGGCCCTGGTTTGATCCGGGCCGAAACCCAGAACCGGAACCCGATTTTTCGGGTTTCGGACCGGGCAAGGAAAAAATCcagcccggatgaacagtcttactAAAGATGATAgaattgaagatgaataaatgtATCTGTTGCTTTGTAGTATTACTACCAGGGTTATAAAGATGAATAATACTACCAGGGTGTAGAAGATGCTCTTGGGTTTCTTTCGTAAAGCGTCTTTAGATTAAATAAACGTTAGGACACTTTTTTGGtgcaacgtttttttttttttttttttttttttttatttttaagaaaaataaacgtTGAAGGACACTCCTTccttgttcaaaaaaaaaaaaaagaaaaaaaaaaaaaaggggacaTTCCTTCCATTATAACATGACCTGAATCCCAAGAaataaatgtagtatatatTCAAGGCTCCTTCCAAAAATCAAGAGAGAGAACTGATGGAGGTAAAGACTTTGGGGCTTGCTTTTCTCTGTATGCGGTTTTGACAAAAGCATCAATGGGCAATTAAAAGGAATTATGGCAGCCATTAACAATGTTAATACAGAAAACACAAACGGGCCGCTTGAACCTTGGACTAAGAAAGAGacggtttttcttttcaaataaaagaaatgcaaGTGTTTTTCTTGCTCGGACCAAACAGGAggaatttttaatattaaaaaaatgaaacaacttGAAGTGTATATTTGGGTTCTCTTGCTACCAGGCCCATGACTGACAAGCAGGCTCAACTTGCCATTTTGACCTGCAAGGTCCAAGCCCAAGGGCCCGCTAGAGCATGATATCAACAAGAGGGCAACATCATTGGTAAGGTGATAATGTCCCAAGATGAAGACAGTTATCCTGAAATGGATAACCACTATGAATCAGAGTAGTTATCTCCTCCTCCTTTGTTAAAAGGATAGTGAGAGATAAATATAGGAAACGGACGGTTATTGACTTCCTGGACACACTCTTGACTCCTGCATT
This genomic interval from Juglans microcarpa x Juglans regia isolate MS1-56 chromosome 4D, Jm3101_v1.0, whole genome shotgun sequence contains the following:
- the LOC121260174 gene encoding putative Peroxidase 48 encodes the protein MIKLTASNYSLWRPRMEDLLDCKYLSDPLEDEGKKPDKVTDQNSHWEVTDKAVRAASYLINKSPSAPLEFEVPEEALKIRGVHSGPNPGTRVYPDWDSGLEPGPEPELGWFGSDPGRNLGAHNIGFAQCFTFKSRLFKFANGKPDPTLDASLIQTLQSTCPEDDADSDTKLSPLDSVTANKFDNIYYENLGFCSINGEDGQHRCAYRTEWRDLKKL